The Hymenobacter volaticus sequence ATTATGTTATTGTCTAATTCGACTTTATAGTAATGCGGCTTTGCAATTTCATTGGCGTGATTGAAGCCAGTGGCCCGTTCGTCTTCATTTACTACGAGCTTACCCGTAACCGGCATAAAAGAAAATACGCAATAGTCCGTCGTCCACGAGCTGCACTGGTGCGCCTGCTGAAAACCTCGAATGGTTTTTTCTACATATTGGTATTTCCAGCCGTCTCCGTTCTTGCCCGTTTGCGGCGTCCAGGTGTGCATGCCAAACGGCAAGGCCGTAGTCGGATACGTATTGCCTCTGGTTAGCTTGAAGCTGGAATTAGTACCCTGGAGCGTGTTGACGTACTCTACCAGGCCTTTTTCTTTCGCCGCCAAGGCTACATTCACAATGTGCAGTAACCAGCATAAAGACAGGATTCTCTTTGTCATACCGTAAGGGATTGTGAATCGGAGTTTTGGCTTCTGCCAGATGCGCGTTTCCTTTCTATAAGGGGTATCTGGTTGCCACATCCAGCTGGTATGCGCCGCCGCCGGCACAATCTAGCAAAAACGTTTTAGCATACCAACCTTATTTACTTAGATAAATCGTTTGCGTAAAGGCGCCGTTGGCGGCTACGTCCCAGGCTTCCAAGCGCACCCATTTCCGGTTGGCGAGGTTGGCAGGAATCCGGAAGGTTTGCTGGCCGAACGAAGTGGTGTTGTTCAGCTCTACCCGTTGGCGATACACCTGTTGGCCGTCGCCCGAAATGATTTCCGCGAAAGCCATCGGGAAAGTCCAGCGCAAATCGAAGGCGACATCGGCCTTGGCTGGGTTTGGTAAAGTGGCGGTTTCGCCCGTGCTTTTGCCGTTAACCGTGAACGAGGGAATCAGCACTTCCCCAGTTGAAGAGAAAAATTTGCCTTGCTGCATGGCGTCCACCACGGGCTGCCAGCCGTCGGTGAATTTCGGCAGAGTGGGCAGCTGAAGGTAGTTTACGTTCAGATGAGCGTACATCTCGTTTTCGGGAGTGACAGTGAACAGGTCGGCTTCCGAAATCATCGTCTTTTTCAAACCCCAGTTGTTCAGGTCGTCCAGCAAATCCAGCGCTCTTTTGCCGAGGCGCGGCTGCGACAAGTCGGCTGGAATAGGTTTCCAAGCCGCGCCCATGAATCTATCGGATTGAAAAAAAGCTTCGTCTCGGTACTTGTCTGGGAAGCCTACCGAACCTTTGGTGCGGGGGTGGGCCGTCCATGCCAAGCCTTTTTCAGCTTGGAGCAAGGCCAGCATGTCGTTTTTGTCGCCCACGTGGTAGACTTTGCCATACTTGGCATCGTTGTGCACGAAAGGTACTTCGGGGGCGCGGGCCATCACCCAGTACACAGGCTTGGAAAAAAGCTCCAACCAGTGCCCGCCCAGAAATTCGTTGGGCTCTTCGCCCGGCAGCAGCAAAAAGCGCTCGTCCGATGCGTTGCGGCACAACTCAAACAGCGCGTCCAGTTCTTTGAGGCGTTGCTCGTCGGGCCCTTTTGGGTGCGCCGTGTAATGAAATTCCCCGAGGTGCACGATGTCGAGGCCAAGACTGCGAAACACCCGCACGAATTCTGGGACGCCGGTTTCTTTCTTGCCGGCCAGTAACACCTTCATCACGTACTCGTTGTGGAAGTGGCTAGCCATGGTCTTGTAGCCCGGCAGTTGCGCGTAGGTGTCTTGATGAGTGTACTGCTTGACGCTTTCTAGTAGTGGTCCGGCGGGCCCTTGCCCTAGCAGGCAGTAGAAATTGAGTCGTTGGGCCGTGTTGGGCGGGGCGTTGAACCACGGCACATAGCGCCGGTCGCCGTACAGATCTTGGCGGATGCCTAAGCCGTAGCCTGGCACCAGGCGGCAATAGTTGTTGCCAAACCAAGTGAACTTAAGGTTAAACGCTTCGTCCAGCGGGTAGAAGTACTGGTGGGGTGCCGGAAAAATAGCCAAGCTGCCGCCGGTGGTTTCGCCTACCAGCGTCCGGTACTTCACCGCTAGGTTGCGGCTGGTATCGGCGGCGCCAACGGTCGCGCTCTGCAAGCTGTTATCGGTGGCGGCCCAGGCAACTTTGCTCCATACTGGCTTACTGCTGACCAGCCCAGCATCGTAAACAATGGCCGTCGAATCCACGGTGGTGGTCATTACTGCGGCCACGTTGAACAAGGGGCTGCCGTGGTAGAAAGTCACCTCCAGGCTACCACTAAAATTGGGCGCTTCAAGTTTGCCAATCCGCACGATGGTTCGGGCCCCCTGGCTGCTGACGGCGGCGTGGCGCTTGCTCATCTTCACCCGATGTGACTGGAAGGGCTTATTGGGTACTTTGTCGAAGAAGATGTTCCAGCCGTTCTGCGAGCGTAAGTCGCGCTTGCCAACACTTAGCACAAATTCCGGCTGCAAGCCCGTCGCCACCACTTGATATTTGCCGCCCTTGCTGACTTGCAGGCTGGTGAACAGCGGGCCGTTCGGCGCCAGATTGAAAATCATTTTGCCTTGGTCTGCTTTTCCCACGGGCCAGTTTACTTCCAGCGCGTCGCCCTTTATCCGCATCGTAGCCCCACTTTTCTTATCGAAGGCTTTGGCATCCACTGTTACTTGGCAGGGAGCTGCAAAGCCGCAAATGAGCAAGAAGAGAAAAAGAAAACTGCTTTTCATATCCTAGAGAAGGTAGAGGTGAAAGCCCGGCCCAGCTGCCGGTCAGGTGGTCGAAGTTCTAATTCAGTGAGGGAAGATGTAGGCAGCTTGGTTTTTGGTGGTGCAAGTGCGCAATATGCTTTTGAATCTCTCTAAGAGAGGAGACACTCCTGGCATTGAGGGGCTGATAAAGTCGGGGCCTCGTATCACTCGGGCCTGACCATAAATTTTCCCGGATAAGATAGTGCTATAACTCGGTACTACTGTGGTGAAGTAGTTGCCGCTGTGCCACTCCTGTAAGTTTGTGTTGCCGCACTGCTCCACCAAGAGCCACAACTACCAGGCAAGAGAGATTCGCGTAACGGCAGTAAAATAATGCAAGCCACAGCCTATTCCACCAAAGGCCGGATAGTTAAAATCTTCGTCTTGCTTGCTTGCAGTAGAGGTTGGCGAGGGTAGAGGACCCCTATCAGGCAGCCGGCAAAGTAGCGAAGCTCCTCTGAAAAGCTGTAATTTCAGGGCATGTATACGCTTAACAGCCAGCAGCCCGTACCGATACATCCGTTCGAGCGGGACGAAGTAACCGGGAGCAAATTATTTACCATCCTGCGCTCGGAAGGTGAGTTGCCCTACGAGGAGGATTTACTTATACCGCACCGCAAGGCGTACTACCTGCTGGTTTTTGTGAAGCATAACCGCGGCCGCCATTGGGTGGATATGACCCCCTACGAGCGCAAAGACAATACGCTGTATTTCACGGCTCCGCACCAAATTCTGGTCAAGGAGGCGGCCACGCCCTTTTGGGGCACGCGCCTCACCTTTACCGACGAGTTTCTGGCCTTGCAGCAAAACGCGTCCATCCGGGAGCTTCCGCTCATCCAGAATCCTCAGAACGGGCACGAGTTGCTGCTCACAGCGGCGGATGGCGCTTTTGTGGAAGAAATGCTGGCCAAAATCGAGACCGAGCACAACCGTCCTGGCGAGTGGCAGCATCGAATGCTCACTGCTTACCTAACGGTGTTGTTCACATACTTGAGCCGGCTGTACACCGAGCAGTTTACGGGCGCCGAGCCGTCGGCCGACAAGCTGTTGCTGAAAACCTACCAAGCCAAGATCGAGGAATGCTTCCGCGAGTTGCACGAGGTGGGCGCGTACGCGTCGCAACTCCACATTTCAGCGGGCCATTTAAGCGAGGTGGTGAAGGCCCAAAGTGGCAAGCCCGCTATTAAACACATTCATGAACGGCTCGTGCTCGAAGCCCGGCGCCTGCTTTTTTACACCTCTTCTTCGCTCAAGGAAATTGCCTTCGACCTAGGGTTTGCGGACGCATCCTACTTCAACCGCTTCTTCAAGCGCGAAACCGGCGTCACCCCGGCCGAGTACCGTATTGCCATCCGCAAAATGTACCAGTAATACCGCAGAATGGGTGTCAACCACGCCGAGTAGGCCCGGTAGTTTTGTGCTGTTAATTAACTATCCAATTGACCAGCACTGAATATGAAAACCGCACTCATCACCGGCGCCAACAAAAGCATTGGCTTTGAAACGGCCCGGCAGTTACTCCAGCACGGCTACTATGTGTACTTAGGCAGCCGCGATTTGCAAAAAGGCCAACAGGCAGTTGACCAATTAAAGGCGGAAGGCTTTCCGCAAGTGGAACCCATCCAAATTGACGTAGTCGATAGCAACTCCATTGCCGCTGCCCGGCAGGCGCTAGGCGAAAAAATCAACGTTCTGGACGTGCTTGTCAACAATGCGGGCATTCTCGGAGACGCGTCGCAACCGGCGCTTACCAGCAGCATCGGCATGATTAAAGAGGTGTTTAAAACCAACGTGTTCGGCGTGATTGAAGTGACACAGGCCTTTATCGACTTGCTGCAACAGTCGGCTGCGCCCCGGATTGTAAACGTGACATCGGGACTGGGCTCGTTGACTCTGCACAACGACCCTTCCTGGAAGTATTACCCGGTGAAGGGCGCCGCCTACCAGCCCTCCAAAGCAGCCCTCAACGCCTACACGATTATGCTGGCATACGAACTGCGCGATACCCAGTTCAAGGTAAACGCCGTGGACCCCGGCTATACTGCCACCGACTTCAATCACCACAGTGGGCCCGGTAGTGTGTCCGATGCCGCGGCTCGCGTTGTAAAAGCCGCCCTGTTAGGCCCAGATGGCCCAACAAGCCAATTTTTCAGTGATGATAACGCGCCAGAAACCGGCATTAGTCCCTGGTAACAGCGTGAGCTGCCTAGCTGCCTCATACAAATAGCCACCTGGTAAGTGGGTATTAGCCCCAAATGGCACAAAAGCGGGCCGGAAGAAAAAGCATTGCACTGTGCTTTTCTTCCGGCCCGCTTTTGTGCTGTAAATGAGTTTAGTAGTCGCTGCCTTGCGACATCACGGTTCTTAGAATCGGAAAAAGGGAGTAGGCAAAACGGGCTATACTGTCTTGTCAATCAGTGTTAAGACCGACCCTGCATGTATGTATTGCCGAAGGCCACCACGCTGTCCAGCACCGGCAGGGCCTGCTGGCCGTTGGCCGTCAGCGAATACTCCACGCGGGGCGGAATTTCCGGGTAAACACGTTTGTCGACCAGTCCAGAAGCAACCAGATCCTTCAACTCTTGAATAAGCATTTTCTCGCTGATGTCCGGTAGCAACCGCTTCAACTCACCGTAGCGCTTTCGGCCGCTGCCTAGGTTTTGCAGCAACAACATTTTCCACTTACTACCAATTAGGTTCATGGCCTTGCGCACAGGGCAAGTCGACATATCACCGGCTGGTTGCCCCAGCACGGGCGGAGGGAATTATTTTCTTCGACACTCATATTTTTTAAGTCTGAAAGTCAGTGATTCTAACGCAAGAGTAGGTATCCTACCGTCAGGTAAGTACTTGCCAAAAGTACAGTGGCCTCTCACTTTTGGCAACTAGATAGTTGAGATTTCCGGGCCAGTATTCCAGTGCTGGTAGGTAGTGTGCCTATTCCCGCTGCATCTATCCCCATTTACTATGAGCTTATCTGTTGAACCAACCGAATTTCAGGCGCTTACACCCGCTGACCGCGTAGTTGTCTCCCAGATGCGCCAAAACCTAGATCCTTATAAGGGCTTAGTAGATGGCCCCGCCATGCGAGAGCACTTTGATACGCTTATAGCCGCTACGCCGGCAGCAGCAGGAGTGACCTACGAGGCGGCCACCGTGGGCGGGGTTGCAGGCTGGTGGTGTCGCCCGGCCGTCCACCGGGTTACTACCAGTGTAGTTCTTTACCTGCACGGCGGGGCTTACGTAGCCGGCTCGGCTACTGCTTACCGTCATTTTGTAGGGCAGTTAGCTGCTCGCGTGGAGGTCGATTTTTTTGTGCCTGACTACCGCTTGGCGCCCGAACACCCTTTTCCCGCCGCCGTCGAGGATGCCCAAGCAGTGTACTGGGGACTACTCTCCGCTGGCTGGCAGCACATTGCTATCTGCGGCGACTCGGCGGGCGGCGGACTCGCTCTCACCACTCTGGCCCTGGTTACAGCTGAAGCGGCGCGTACATCGGGCATGGTACCCCCGCAGGCGGGCGTAGTTTTCTCACCCTGGACCGACCTTGCCCTGACTTCACCAAGTATGCAGACTCAAGCCGACGCGGATTTTCTGTTAACCAAGAACTGGTTATCTCAGCAGGCAGCCCACTATCTGCAAGGCCACGCAGCTCATGATCCCAATGCTTCGCCGGTGTATGGTAGTTTCGCTGGCCTGCCACCCCTGCAAGTGCACATCGGCCACGACGAGATATTGCGCGACGATTCTTTGCGCTACGTAGCGCAGGCCCGTGCCGAAGGTGTAGCCGTCGAACTTCACGTGTGGGAAGGAATGCCGCACGTCTTTGCCGTCAACGTGGGCATCCTGGAGGCGGCTGAGCAGGCATTGCTACGCGTCAGTGCTTTCTTGGCTGAAAACTTGAAGTAAGCAACAACGGCTGTCGCGACAACCTTCAGCAGACACGCCCCGGCAGGCAGCCAAGCATAGTCAGTGTTGCGCTAGCTCTGCGTAGAAGGCACCCCAATCGAGTCATAGATAACCACCTTATCCCAGTAGATAGCATACTGGTTCCGAAACTCGTCGTGGATAGGATGCTGCTGGTAGTCTTCTTCATCTGCCGCACTCTCAAATAAACACAGCCACGAGTAGGCGTACGTCCGCTCAATCACGTCGCGGTTGGTAGCGGCTGGTACCCCGATATGCGACATTTTGATTGAAGGAACGCCCGCTAGCTTCCGTAGCCCTTCTAGAAGCTTGGCCTTGTCGGCCTCGTTAGCGGTGGCTTTGGTATAAAATAGTACATGGTGAACGAAAGGTTCTTGTGGCGAAGGCGCATTCATGAAGTGAGTGATATTTATGGAGAGCAACTATCGATTGTCAATATGAGAGAAATAAGTCAGGATTGTCGTGTCCGCGAATCAATTATCTCAAGGAACAGCATTGCTGCTGGCTACTTGCCAGCTTACTTATGCACCTGTTCCTGCCACTAAAACTACCGATGGTAACTGATACATCGACCAACACTATAGATAGTCAGGCTGCTATATGAACAGCTAGGAAATGGCTTAGTAGAGGAATGCTCATTACAGGAAGAGACTTTTCTAGTGCTAGCTTGCGCCTATGACTCTTGACTTAACTGACATCACCACAAAACAAGACTTGCATGAGTTGTTTAAAGCCGGGCTGGGCTTTCCAGAATGGTATGGGTCTAGTTGGGATGCCTTTTGGGATTGTATCGTCGCTATAGTAGAACTACCCGAGTCATTAACACTACAGAATTGGGAAGATTTTGCGCAAGCCTGCCCGAGGGATATGGCCATTCTGCGGCAGGTAATCCAGGACTACGAAGAATACCGACCAGGCAAGCGTATCATACTTTCGGCCAATCCAACTAGCTCGTAAAAGGTTGTTACCAGCGCTCTATCTGGCGTCTTGCACTATCCGATTAAGCATAAAGCTCCCTCCAGAACCGAACTTCGGAAAGATGCATCAGCTTTATCATTCCATCCTCTAGTAACCTAATTCCTGCATGTCGTCTTTTTCAATTGAGTTCGTTCGAGCCAATTTTCCTGCCTTGCAAGGACGCCCAGACCGCGCCCCTTACGTCTTCTTCGATGGCCCGGCGGTACGCAGATGGCCCAGCAAACTATCGACGGCATGCTCAACTACATCAGCGGTGGTATGGCCAATCTACATGGCACTTTTGCCACCAGCCGCGCGACGGATGCGCTGCTAGAAGCCGGCCGGCAGGGTATAGCGGACTTGCTGAATTGCCAACCACAGGAAGTTGCGTTTGGCCAGAATATGACGTCACTAGCCTTTGCCATTGCGCGTAGTCTCGCCACGTTCATCCACACCGGCGATGAAATCGTCGTGACAGAACTCGACCATCGCGCCAATGTAGACCCGTGGGTCACGCTCGCCAAGGACTGTGGCGCAGTAGTGAAATTCATTCCCGTCAACCTCGAAACTTATACGCTCGAGCTCGTTCAGATAGATGAGCTGATTACTTCTAACACCAAGCTGGTCGCCGTTACCATGTCGTCGAACGTGGTTGGCACCGTGCCGCCGGTCGAGCAAATCATTGCGCGGGCCAAAGCCGTTGGGGCCTGGGTGGTGCTGGATGCGGTACATGCAACGCCACATTATCCGATTGATTTTCAAAAGCTCGGGGCTGATATACTGTTTTGCTCGGCGTATAAGTTCTTCGGACCGCACCTCGGTATTGCGGTGGTATCAGCAGGACTTTTCGACAAGTTGCCTGTGTACAAGCTCGCACCCGCTCCAACCTACATCCCCGATAAGCTGGAAACGGGCACTCAAAATCACGAGGGGATTGCAGGTTTGCTAGGAGCTCTGGCTTTTATCGAAACCCTTGGTGAGGGTACCACCCGCCCGCAACGGTTGCGCACCGCCATGCAAGCTATTGAAGTGCACGAGCAAGCGCAGGCACACCGGCTAGAATCCTTCTTGCAGGAACTGCCGCAGGTGCGAGTATACCGTGCGCCAGCCGATACGCGCAAAACCCCAACCGTGGCATTCACGCTTGAAAACGTGAATTCACGCGAAGCCTGTGCTTGGTTTGCCGAGCATTACAACCTAGCAATTGCCGACGGTCATTTCTACGCTTCTACCTTAGCTGAAAAGCTAGGGATTATGGCACAAGGTGGATGGATCCGATTGGGATTAGCACCATACAATACCGATCAAGAAATCGAATTATTTCGAACTGCACTGCTAGACTTCTTGAAAGAAGGCGCATAGCAGGCGTAGACAACTTATACTGTAAGGGTTTAATTAGACTGCCAAAAAAGGCATAACAATCTCATGAGGTATAAAAATAGTCTATAAGTTCATAAAAAAGCTGGATGGCTACCTTCCTAAAGGCAAATGGTCTATAAAAGTATAAGGATGATATGCAATTTTATACTAGAATATACTTCAATTATAGCGCTATGCTCTGGCTCAAGCAACTTTGCGAGGGCAACTCTAACTATGACTCTTGTTGTACTGCAAGAGTGTTTATAAATATTAAAGATGGAGCCCGCAGATTTAAGTTACTTGTTGTATCGCTAAACGCTTAAGTGGACAGTCGTTTGGCAAGAAGCTAAATCCGATTAAGGAATCACCAGGTTGGACAACGTGTCACCAGAAACTTCTTCAAGGAATAAGTAGCCTATAGAATAAACTACAAATGCGTGCTTCCTACTTTAGGCATCATAACTGTTACGAATGGTACCGAAGAAGCCAGTGCAACGACTCGTTCACTTCGCCTAACATAAGTAGCGATAAGTAAACCTGTCTCGTTACCTACCCCATCACGCAAAGGCCACAGATAGTGTCGACGGATCTGGTATTACAACTTGGTCATAATATCCGATAAGCTTTTAGTCATAAACGCTGCTTGCTTAATGAGCACAAACTGGTACGTCCAAATTTGGCACTATAACTTTACCACGGCAATTTTAAACAATACTATTAATTTTGAATTATTTAACTTTTCCTTGTACAATACCTATTTACCCCGGATAACGTTTACTTATCCGAGGTAAATGTCTATCTTTGATTTCTCATTATATTAGTTCTAGCAAATATTTATTTGACAGTTTGCGTTGAGCATACACTCTAGAACGATGGGCTAATAAGCCATGACTTACTCCTTATTTATACAGGCATGGCTAGAGAAGAACTTGCACGTTTAGGGGAAGCAACCAAAGCCGTCGGTCAAGCCCGGCATCTCGACGATTTTGCCGAAAAGGCAGCGCGCTACGTGGCCGCGGGCCTAGACGGAGCCGACAACACCAAGGAAGCATATGCCGGTGACTGGAAGCGCTTTGCCAAATGGTGTTTGGAATACAACTGCTCGCCCTTGCCAGCGGACGTACCCACGCTCGTTGGCTTTGTCACTTACCTGACCGAGCAGCGTCGTAAGACGGCCACCATCCGGCGCCACATTGCTTCCGTCACGAAAGCCCACAAGTTAGCCGGTGTGCCCTCGCCGAGCACTGAAGAACGGTTTAAGGTCTTCATAAAGGGCGTCACTCGCGTCGAGGGCGTGCGACAGCACCAAGCGCCGGCCTTCACGCTCGACCATTTCAAGCGCGTCATCCAGGCCATTGACACCAGTCGCCCCGCGGGCCTGCGGGACCGGGCGCTGTTGTTGCTCGGCTTTAGCGGGGCTTTCCGCCGCGAAGAGTTGGCTAACGTCAATATCGAGCACTTGCAGTTCGATGCGGATGGCTTGCTGGTGGACTTGCCGCGCAGCAAAACCAACCAGAAAGGCGAAGGCGAAGAAAAGGCTGTCTTCTATTCCGCCGACCGCCGCACTTGCCCGGTGCGGGCCGTCAAGGAGTGGCTGGAGTTATTGCAGGCGCACGGGCACAGCAGCGGCCCCTTGTTTGTGTCCTTTCGCCGGGGCCAGCGGCTGAGTACACGCCGCTTGAACACCGACTCGTTGAACCTGCTGGTGCAGCAGTATCTGGGCCGCAAGTTCACGGCCCACTCGCTGCGGGCCTCGTTCGTCACCATTGCCAAACTCAAAGGCGTCGATGACAGCAAGATCATGAACCAGACCAAGCACAAAACCACGGCCATGATTCGTCGCTACACCCGTATTGACAACGTGCGCCAACACAATGCCGCCCAAGAGATTGGGTTGTAGAATATTGCCGCACTTTCTTGGAATCTTACTCATCCTTCCTCTTTGTTAGGAAGGATATGATGTGGCTACGCATGGGCATCAACGCCGCACCAGCAGTTGCAGTTACAATTCGGTGCCTTTCGTGCCTATAGTTGTTAAGAAGTAGTAAAACAGAAAGCCTCCGTCGTCAAAGAGCGGCCTATGCTGTTAAGGTTTACAATTATTTATCATTCACCTTGACATGCCTCCATAAAGGCGTACCGGGCTTCCTGGTGATCGTTCATGAAGCCCGGCGGGCCAATCAAATCATTATAGTTCAGCATTTGGCGGCTACTAATCGGCTGCTTGGGCATGAAGAAAGCAGAGCGGGATACTACTTTTTTCCTGCCATGCCTCTCCCAAGAACTGATTAGCCTCCCTACGATGGCCGTCCTGCTCGAGACAGCTGATACGACCGCGATGCCCTGGGTCTGGTCGCTTCCACGCTTAAGGTGCCACGATTCTCAGCTACAACTCGCCATGAGGTTACTAAGGCGATGCGAACCAAAAAAAAGCGTAACCCGACTAAGAGCAGTGAAATGGTCGGCATCGGCAACTGAGACGTTACGTGTTCTTCTTTGGGCGTCCGGGCCCTTTGCTAGTACCTGTAGCTTTGGGCTGTCGTTGCTTTATGGCGAGCGTATAGCCTGGCTCCAGCATCTGGCTGATCTCACCGATCTATAAGCCTTGCTAAACCTTTGTCGAAAGCCATGTTATTCAATAAACAGGATTAAGGAATACGAATAGCAAGTTTAGCTGCCCGAGGGGTTTAGACATACGTAACACGTGGGAAAGAGCGGGTTAAGCAGACGCCTTGACCCTTACACTTGCTGTTTCTACCTAGCCGCCACCGCCTCACCTATTCCTCGCTTATTTGTCCTTATCTCAAACGCATCCTGTCTGGGCGGCGTATGGGTAGGCATGTCCGACCTAGTGCCTTCGCTTGCTGCCTTTCCCGCCGACCTGCAGGCCACCTATCCCCAAGCCGAGTTAGTGTGGGGAATGCTTGAAGCTTCTTTGACCGGCCTTGCGTTGTATTCGCCCCTGTGCGATGAACAGGGGCGTCTCGTCGACTTCCGCATCGACCTGCTCAACCCAACCGCTCAGCGCATCCTCCAGCAGCCCGCCCGGCCCACGGGCACCTACTTACAGTATTATCCGCATACGCTCGCTACGGGCGTATTTGCTTTTCACCGCGACGCGTTCGAATCGAGTGCGCCTGCGCGGATGAACGTAAACTACCAAGCCGATGGGCTAGACAATTACTTTCAGCTCTCGGCTCGCCGGGTAGGCCAGGGATTGCTGGTTAGCTTCACCGACACGGCCGATGCCGCCCGCACCGAGGTGGAGCTAGCGTTGCGCGTAAGCCAGGCCCAGGAGCGGGCCGCCCGCGCTGAAGTTGAATTGCAGCGCCAGCAACTCTATAATATACTCGAGCAGGCCCCGGCCATGATCTGCCTCTTTGAGGGGCCACAACACACGTTCCAGTTCGTCAATCCGCCCTATCAAGCGCTGGTTGGGAACCGGCCACTCGTAGGCAAGCCCATTGCCGAGGCCATGCCCGAATTAGCCGGTCAGCCCATTTTCGACCTGCTCGATCAGGTATACCGTACCGGGGAAACCTTCTTCGCCAATGAGATGCTAGTTCAGCTTGATCATGCCAACGATGGCATACGAGAGCTGGAAAAGCGCTACTACAACTTCATCTACCAAGCCCGCCACAATCTGGCCGGAGCTATTGATGGCATCTTTGTCTTTGCCTACGACGTGACCACGCTGGTGCTGGCCCGCCTCGAAGTCCAGCACCTGAACGAGGAGTTAGCTGCCCTCAACGAAGAGCTGCACGTTAGCAACGAGGAGTACCTGACTGCCAACACAGCTTTACACGAGGCGCAGCACGAGCTACAGCAACTCAACCAGAAGCTGGAAGGCCGGGTGACCGAGCGCACGGCCCAGCTCTCCGCCGCCCGCGCCGAAACGGAACAGCAGCGCACCCGTCTCGCCCGATTGTTTATGCAGGCCCCGGCCGCCATCTGCATTCTCGATGGGCCCGACTTGATCTTCGAGTTGATCAATCCTATCTATCAGCAGTTCATCCCCAAACGGCAGTTGCTGGGTAAACCCTTGCTGGAAGCGCTGCCGGAGCTAGCCGACCACGCGGCCTATCACACCATGCGCCACGTATTCGACACGGGCGAAGCACTCTGGCAGCAGGCCTTGCACATGCCCCTGGCGCGTACCGACGGCGGCGTACTGGAAGACCGCTACTTCAATTATGTTCAGCAACCGCGCTACGACGAGCAGGGGCGCATTGACGGCGTGCTCGTCTTTGGCTTCGAGGTTACGGAATTGGTACAGGCCCGCCAGCAGGCCGAGGCCCTGCAAGCTCAGGTGTTGAGCGTGGCCCAGCGCCAGGTACAGGAGCGCGAAACGCTCTACCAAGTTTTTGCCCAGACACCGGCGGCTATCTGCATCCAGCGGGGCCCCGAGCACCGCTACGATTACCTTAACCAGGCTTACCAAGACTTCTTCCCCGGTCGTCACTTGCTGGGTATTCCCGTAGCCGAGGCCCTGCCCGAAACGGTAGCGAGTGGG is a genomic window containing:
- a CDS encoding AraC family transcriptional regulator; translated protein: MYTLNSQQPVPIHPFERDEVTGSKLFTILRSEGELPYEEDLLIPHRKAYYLLVFVKHNRGRHWVDMTPYERKDNTLYFTAPHQILVKEAATPFWGTRLTFTDEFLALQQNASIRELPLIQNPQNGHELLLTAADGAFVEEMLAKIETEHNRPGEWQHRMLTAYLTVLFTYLSRLYTEQFTGAEPSADKLLLKTYQAKIEECFRELHEVGAYASQLHISAGHLSEVVKAQSGKPAIKHIHERLVLEARRLLFYTSSSLKEIAFDLGFADASYFNRFFKRETGVTPAEYRIAIRKMYQ
- a CDS encoding SDR family oxidoreductase — its product is MKTALITGANKSIGFETARQLLQHGYYVYLGSRDLQKGQQAVDQLKAEGFPQVEPIQIDVVDSNSIAAARQALGEKINVLDVLVNNAGILGDASQPALTSSIGMIKEVFKTNVFGVIEVTQAFIDLLQQSAAPRIVNVTSGLGSLTLHNDPSWKYYPVKGAAYQPSKAALNAYTIMLAYELRDTQFKVNAVDPGYTATDFNHHSGPGSVSDAAARVVKAALLGPDGPTSQFFSDDNAPETGISPW
- a CDS encoding winged helix-turn-helix transcriptional regulator, whose amino-acid sequence is MLGQPAGDMSTCPVRKAMNLIGSKWKMLLLQNLGSGRKRYGELKRLLPDISEKMLIQELKDLVASGLVDKRVYPEIPPRVEYSLTANGQQALPVLDSVVAFGNTYMQGRS
- a CDS encoding alpha/beta hydrolase, translated to MSLSVEPTEFQALTPADRVVVSQMRQNLDPYKGLVDGPAMREHFDTLIAATPAAAGVTYEAATVGGVAGWWCRPAVHRVTTSVVLYLHGGAYVAGSATAYRHFVGQLAARVEVDFFVPDYRLAPEHPFPAAVEDAQAVYWGLLSAGWQHIAICGDSAGGGLALTTLALVTAEAARTSGMVPPQAGVVFSPWTDLALTSPSMQTQADADFLLTKNWLSQQAAHYLQGHAAHDPNASPVYGSFAGLPPLQVHIGHDEILRDDSLRYVAQARAEGVAVELHVWEGMPHVFAVNVGILEAAEQALLRVSAFLAENLK
- a CDS encoding Dabb family protein, with translation MNAPSPQEPFVHHVLFYTKATANEADKAKLLEGLRKLAGVPSIKMSHIGVPAATNRDVIERTYAYSWLCLFESAADEEDYQQHPIHDEFRNQYAIYWDKVVIYDSIGVPSTQS
- a CDS encoding barstar family protein, which codes for MTLDLTDITTKQDLHELFKAGLGFPEWYGSSWDAFWDCIVAIVELPESLTLQNWEDFAQACPRDMAILRQVIQDYEEYRPGKRIILSANPTSS
- a CDS encoding aminotransferase class V-fold PLP-dependent enzyme yields the protein MAQQTIDGMLNYISGGMANLHGTFATSRATDALLEAGRQGIADLLNCQPQEVAFGQNMTSLAFAIARSLATFIHTGDEIVVTELDHRANVDPWVTLAKDCGAVVKFIPVNLETYTLELVQIDELITSNTKLVAVTMSSNVVGTVPPVEQIIARAKAVGAWVVLDAVHATPHYPIDFQKLGADILFCSAYKFFGPHLGIAVVSAGLFDKLPVYKLAPAPTYIPDKLETGTQNHEGIAGLLGALAFIETLGEGTTRPQRLRTAMQAIEVHEQAQAHRLESFLQELPQVRVYRAPADTRKTPTVAFTLENVNSREACAWFAEHYNLAIADGHFYASTLAEKLGIMAQGGWIRLGLAPYNTDQEIELFRTALLDFLKEGA
- a CDS encoding tyrosine-type recombinase/integrase, which gives rise to MAREELARLGEATKAVGQARHLDDFAEKAARYVAAGLDGADNTKEAYAGDWKRFAKWCLEYNCSPLPADVPTLVGFVTYLTEQRRKTATIRRHIASVTKAHKLAGVPSPSTEERFKVFIKGVTRVEGVRQHQAPAFTLDHFKRVIQAIDTSRPAGLRDRALLLLGFSGAFRREELANVNIEHLQFDADGLLVDLPRSKTNQKGEGEEKAVFYSADRRTCPVRAVKEWLELLQAHGHSSGPLFVSFRRGQRLSTRRLNTDSLNLLVQQYLGRKFTAHSLRASFVTIAKLKGVDDSKIMNQTKHKTTAMIRRYTRIDNVRQHNAAQEIGL